Proteins encoded together in one Bacteroidetes bacterium GWF2_43_63 window:
- a CDS encoding amino acid permease, producing the protein MSLLMNKDLKKLTLFTAINFVIANMVGTGVFTSLGFQLFDIKNPAAILILWAIGGIMALFGSFVYGELGAAMPRSGGEYNFLSKIYHPALGFLAGWISATIGFAAPVAAACIAFGTYYHQSIDILSNTYSINWLQTTPMIAGIIILALITMVHSNSIKTGGGFQNVFTILKLTFIVIFVGAGLFFLPEAQPLSFAVSADTGNDILNPAFAVALVFVSYAYSGWNASAYFVNDLKNPVKQLPKSLVIGSVVVMVLYILLNFVFLISTPVDEMVGNPEIGLIAAMYIFGNKLGVFMGLFISLLLVSSISSMIFAGPRVTLVMGEDFKLLRFLARKNKNGIPYIALITQFAISFVLIITSTFESLIMYTGFVLNLFTFFTVLGVFVHRRKFPDAERPVKTWGYPVTPIIFLIFNLWITIFVIYSRPLESLLGLATIAVGAVLYFFSKQSNKPKTI; encoded by the coding sequence ATGTCTCTCCTGATGAATAAAGATCTGAAAAAACTCACGCTTTTTACTGCCATCAACTTCGTGATAGCCAACATGGTTGGAACCGGAGTATTTACATCTCTTGGTTTTCAGCTTTTCGATATAAAAAATCCTGCTGCCATTTTGATACTATGGGCTATTGGCGGCATTATGGCCTTGTTCGGCTCCTTTGTTTACGGAGAGCTTGGTGCAGCCATGCCCCGCAGCGGTGGCGAATATAATTTTCTGAGCAAAATATATCACCCCGCGCTTGGATTTCTGGCCGGCTGGATATCAGCCACCATCGGATTTGCAGCGCCAGTGGCCGCAGCATGCATAGCTTTTGGCACCTATTATCATCAGTCAATTGATATATTAAGTAACACCTATTCCATCAACTGGCTTCAAACAACGCCCATGATAGCCGGGATAATCATTCTGGCGCTCATTACAATGGTGCACAGCAACTCAATAAAGACTGGCGGCGGATTTCAAAATGTTTTTACAATTCTGAAACTAACTTTTATTGTCATTTTTGTTGGTGCCGGATTGTTTTTTCTTCCGGAAGCCCAGCCACTCTCATTTGCGGTGAGCGCTGACACAGGCAATGATATTCTGAATCCGGCCTTTGCCGTTGCACTGGTCTTTGTATCCTATGCCTACAGTGGCTGGAACGCATCGGCCTATTTTGTGAACGATCTGAAAAATCCGGTAAAGCAATTACCAAAGTCGCTCGTAATCGGAAGTGTAGTGGTAATGGTTCTGTACATTCTGCTGAATTTTGTTTTTCTGATTTCAACGCCTGTTGATGAGATGGTTGGCAATCCCGAAATCGGACTCATTGCAGCCATGTATATTTTCGGGAACAAACTTGGAGTATTTATGGGGCTTTTTATATCGCTGTTGCTTGTTTCAAGCATTAGCTCCATGATATTTGCCGGCCCGCGCGTTACCTTAGTCATGGGTGAAGATTTCAAACTGCTGCGTTTTTTGGCCAGGAAAAATAAAAACGGCATTCCGTATATTGCATTGATCACCCAATTTGCAATCAGTTTCGTTCTGATTATCACTTCAACTTTCGAATCTCTGATTATGTACACGGGGTTTGTGCTCAATCTTTTCACATTCTTCACAGTACTTGGAGTCTTTGTCCACAGACGCAAATTTCCAGACGCAGAGCGGCCTGTAAAAACCTGGGGCTATCCGGTTACACCAATTATTTTTCTGATTTTCAATCTCTGGATCACCATTTTCGTGATTTACTCGCGACCGCTGGAATCGTTGCTCGGACTAGCAACCATTGCAGTAGGCGCTGTTCTGTATTTTTTCAGCAAGCAATCAAATAAACCAAAAACAATATGA